CTTTAATAATAGGAGCAATTGTTTCTCATACTTTAGCATTTGCATTAAATATTCCTATTATTCCAGTAAATCATATAGAAGGTCATTTATTTTCAATAATGTTACAAAAAAAAAAACCATGTTTTCCTTTTATTGGTTTATTAATTTCTGGTGGACATACACAATTAATATATGTATATAAATTTGGAAAATATAAAATTTTAGGAAAACACATAGATAATGCAGTAGGTGAAACTTTAGATAAAATATCTAAATTATTAGGATTAGATTATCCTGGGGGTAAAAATTTATTTAAATTATCTAAACATGGTATACCCCAAAAAATTTTTTTTCCTAGACCAATGATATCTAAAAAAAATAATTTGGATTTTAGTTTTTCTGGATTAAAAACTTTTGTACAAAATTTTATAAAAAAACAAAATTTAAATAATTTTCAAGTTAAAGCAAATATTGCATACGCATTTGAAGATGCTATTATAGACACTCTATATATAAAAAGCTTATGGGCTTTAAAAAAATATCATATAAATCAGTTAGTTATTGCTGGAGGAGTTAGTGCAAATAAAAAATTAAGAAAAATTTTTTATCAAAATTTTCAAAAATATAATATTAAATTATTTTATAGTAATAAAAAATTATGTACAGACAATGCAGGAATGATTGCTTATATAGGATCAAAAAAACTTTTTTTAAAGAAAAAAAAGTATATACTTAATAATATTATTATTAATCCTAAATTATCCTTAGATGATAATTTTTTATTATAAATTTTAATATTTAAAATTATTATGATAACATTAAATTATTTTTCTGTTATAATATTAAGCATAGTACAAAGTTTAACTGAATTTTTACCAATATCTTCAAGTGCTCATGTAATTATTTTTTCTAAAATATTAAATATTGTTAATAATAAAAATTTACAAATTTTTGAAATTATAATACAATTAGGATCAATATTAGCAATTATAATTATTTTTTGGAAAAAAATTATTAAAATTATATTAAATACAATTTATTATAAGAATTATAATAAAAAAACAATTAATATATTTAATATAGTAATATCTACTTTACCAGTAATTTTTATAGGATTAATTTTTTATTATAAAATTATAGCAATTAATAATATTATATATATAATATATGGATTATTTTTAGGAGGAATGTTATTATTAATTTCTGAAATATATAAACCTAAAATATATAATATTGATAATATAGATCATATTTCATATGATTTAAATTTTATAATTGGATGTTTCCAATGTTTAGCTTTATTACCTGGTGTTTCTAGATTAGGATCAACATTATCTATAAGTTTATTATTAGGAATAAAACGTTCTGTTGCTATTAATTTTTGTTTTATTATATCTATACCTGTTATTTTAAGTGCCAATTTATTGGAATTATATAAAAATTATTTAATCATAGATTTTAATAATTTTAAAATATTATTTATAGGATTTTTTATTTCATTTATAATTAGTTTATTTATAATAAAAAAATTTATTTATGTAATAAATAATATTTCTTTAATATGGTTTAGTATATATCGTATATTTTTAATATTAATTATATTATTAAATATTAATTAGTATTTAGATTTTAAAAAACATTTTAATAATTTTAATCTTTCATTTTGAATTTTTTTATTTATATTAATCCCTTTTAAATTAATATTATTAATTATATTTTTAATATTTAATGTAGAAATAAATTGATACATATCAATAAAATATTTACCTTGTTTATATTTTATTGATTCTAATGTTAATCTACCTCTTGCATCAGCTTCACTTATTAATGCAATTTGTTTTACTCTTTCAGGTTTACGCCAAGCATCAATTATATTGTATATATTTAATATATCTTCTGGTTTTTGATTATGTATATCATGAATAATATCATGTATTTGAGCTGCTAATATAGATAATTTTTTAATATTATTAGGTATTTTTAATGTTTTACATAATTTTTTAATTAATGGTATGCCAGCTACACCATGTCCTGGATGTCTAGGCCATAATTTTTTAGGAGTTAATCCTTTACCTATATCATGACATAATGCAGCAAATCTTGTTGATACATTTTTCGTAAGTTTAGAAATAATTTTTAATGTAAGCATTGTATGTACTCCAGTATCAATTTCTGGATGCCACTTTAATGGAGCAGGTACACCATATAATTGATTTATTTCTGGGAAAATAACAGATAAAGCATTGCATTTTTTTAATACTTGAAAATATATTTGAGGATCTTTTGATTGAAGTGCATTATATGTTTCTTTCCAAATTCTTTCAGGTTTTAAATATAATAATTCTCCAGAATTACTCATAATTTTCATTAATTTTAATGTACTATCATGAATTTTAAAATTTAAATATTTTAATTTAGCAGCAAATCTAGCTACTCTTAAAACCCTTAAAGGATCATCTTTAAATGATGATGAGACATGTCTTAATATGCAATTTTTTATATCTTGTAATCCATTATATGGATCATAAAATTTTCCTGAATTATTTTGTGCAATAGCATTAATAGTAAGATCTCTACGTAATAAATCTTCTTTTAAAGTAATAGTAGGCGTAGCATAATATTTAAATCCTTTATAACCATGTCCAAATTTATGTTCAGTTCTAGCTAATGCATATTCTTCATATGTTTTAGGATGTAAAAAAACAGGAAAATCTTTACCAACTAATTTAAAACCTAATTTTAACATTAATTTTATATTAGATCCTACAACAACCCAATCTTTATCCTTTACATTAATTTTTAATAAATGATCACGTATAGCTCCACCAACTAAGTATATTTTCAATTTATGACTCCTAAAATTTTTTTAAAATATAAAAAATTTATTGTTTATCAAAATATATTATTTTTTTAATTTTATTAAATTAATATATAATATCATTAAATTAAAATTTGAATATTATTTTATGAATTTACTTAATATAGAATTTGGTGATATTGAAACACGTATTAAAAATGCTATTAATTTATTAAAAAAGGGAAAAGGAATCTTAATTTTAGATGATGAAAAAAGAGAAAATGAAAGTGATATTGTTTTTGCAGCAGAAAATATTTCTATAGATAATATTGCCTTTTCTATTAGAAATGGTAGTGGTATTATTTGTTTATGTATTACAGAATATTTACGTAAAAAATTAAAATTACCTATGATGGTAAAAAAAAATACTAGTTTTTATAAAACAGGATTTACTGTTAGTATTGAAGCAGCAATAGGTATTTCTACTGGAGTATCTGCAAAAGATAGATTTACAACTATAAAAACTGCTATTGCTGATAATGTAGTTCCTACAGATTTAAATAAACCAGGACATGTTTTTCCATTAAGAGCTGTGAATGGGGGACTTTTAAAAAGACAAGGACATACTGAAGCAACAATAGATTTATTAAAAATTGCAAATATGAAACCTGTTGGTGTATTATGTGAATTAACTAATAAAAATGGAACTATGGCAAATAAATTTGATGCTATATCTTTTGCAAAAAAAAATAAAATGATAGTTATTACAATTAATGATATAAAAAAATATTTTATTAAAAATAATTTTAATAAGTAATAAATTATTTTTATCGGCGAGAGAGGATTTGAACCTCCGACCCACTGGTCCCAAACCAGTTGCGCTACCAAACTGCGCTACTCGCCGTAAAATTTTGGGTGGTTAATGGGAATTGAACCCATGACAACAGGAACCACAATCCAGTGCTCTACCAACTGAGCTATAACCACCACAATTTTAAATATAAAAATTAATAATTCATTTTTACACTTTAACAAAATTGAACCTTAAATTTCTATTCAAGAAGACGTACTTCATCTAACTAAGTATAAGTGTAATTTATATAATATTGATATTACAAATTCATTTCTTAAATGTCTAGTTTTTTTATAAAAATTTTTTAAATAATATATTTAAATGAATATTTATTTATATTAAAAATTTTTGTTTAAAAAAAATTTTAATAAAATATTAATATAATTAATTAAGATCGTTTCATCATGTTAAAAAAATCATAATTAGTTTTTGTCATTGATAATTTATTTATTAAAAATTCCATTGCATCTATTTCATTCATAGGATGAATTATTTTTCTTAAAATCCACATCCTTTGTAGTTCTTCAGTAGAACTTAATAATTCCTCTTTTCTTGTTCCAGATCTATTATAATCTATAGCAGGAAATACCCTTTTTTCTGCTATTTTACGTGATAGATGTAATTCCATATTACCAGTTCCTTTAAATTCTTCATAAATAACATCATCCATTTTTGATCCTGTATCAATTAATGCTGTTGCTATAATTGTCAAACTTCCTCCTTCTTCAACATTTCTTGCAGCTCCAAAAAATCGTTTAGGACGATGTAATGCATTTGCATCTACTCCCCCCGTTAGAACTTTACCAGATGCAGGTGCAACAGTATTATATG
The Enterobacteriaceae endosymbiont of Donacia crassipes DNA segment above includes these coding regions:
- the tsaD gene encoding tRNA (adenosine(37)-N6)-threonylcarbamoyltransferase complex transferase subunit TsaD, whose amino-acid sequence is MLFMGIETSCDDTSVSIYDDKKGILCNNIYTQKIHSKYGGIVPELAARNHLKKIIPLIKKSLFKIKKNLKNIDAIAYTAGPGQINSLIIGAIVSHTLAFALNIPIIPVNHIEGHLFSIMLQKKKPCFPFIGLLISGGHTQLIYVYKFGKYKILGKHIDNAVGETLDKISKLLGLDYPGGKNLFKLSKHGIPQKIFFPRPMISKKNNLDFSFSGLKTFVQNFIKKQNLNNFQVKANIAYAFEDAIIDTLYIKSLWALKKYHINQLVIAGGVSANKKLRKIFYQNFQKYNIKLFYSNKKLCTDNAGMIAYIGSKKLFLKKKKYILNNIIINPKLSLDDNFLL
- the uppP gene encoding undecaprenyl-diphosphatase UppP, which gives rise to MITLNYFSVIILSIVQSLTEFLPISSSAHVIIFSKILNIVNNKNLQIFEIIIQLGSILAIIIIFWKKIIKIILNTIYYKNYNKKTINIFNIVISTLPVIFIGLIFYYKIIAINNIIYIIYGLFLGGMLLLISEIYKPKIYNIDNIDHISYDLNFIIGCFQCLALLPGVSRLGSTLSISLLLGIKRSVAINFCFIISIPVILSANLLELYKNYLIIDFNNFKILFIGFFISFIISLFIIKKFIYVINNISLIWFSIYRIFLILIILLNIN
- a CDS encoding multifunctional CCA addition/repair protein, translated to MKIYLVGGAIRDHLLKINVKDKDWVVVGSNIKLMLKLGFKLVGKDFPVFLHPKTYEEYALARTEHKFGHGYKGFKYYATPTITLKEDLLRRDLTINAIAQNNSGKFYDPYNGLQDIKNCILRHVSSSFKDDPLRVLRVARFAAKLKYLNFKIHDSTLKLMKIMSNSGELLYLKPERIWKETYNALQSKDPQIYFQVLKKCNALSVIFPEINQLYGVPAPLKWHPEIDTGVHTMLTLKIISKLTKNVSTRFAALCHDIGKGLTPKKLWPRHPGHGVAGIPLIKKLCKTLKIPNNIKKLSILAAQIHDIIHDIHNQKPEDILNIYNIIDAWRKPERVKQIALISEADARGRLTLESIKYKQGKYFIDMYQFISTLNIKNIINNINLKGININKKIQNERLKLLKCFLKSKY
- the ribB gene encoding 3,4-dihydroxy-2-butanone-4-phosphate synthase; amino-acid sequence: MNLLNIEFGDIETRIKNAINLLKKGKGILILDDEKRENESDIVFAAENISIDNIAFSIRNGSGIICLCITEYLRKKLKLPMMVKKNTSFYKTGFTVSIEAAIGISTGVSAKDRFTTIKTAIADNVVPTDLNKPGHVFPLRAVNGGLLKRQGHTEATIDLLKIANMKPVGVLCELTNKNGTMANKFDAISFAKKNKMIVITINDIKKYFIKNNFNK
- the rho gene encoding transcription termination factor Rho yields the protein GNGSTEDLTARVLDLASPIGRGQRGLIVAPPKAGKTMLLQNIAQSIAYNHPDCVLIVLLIDERPEEVTEMQRLVKGEVIASTFDEPPSRHVQVSEMVIEKAKRLVEHKKDVIILLDSMTRLARAYNTVAPASGKVLTGGVDANALHRPKRFFGAARNVEEGGSLTIIATALIDTGSKMDDVIYEEFKGTGNMELHLSRKIAEKRVFPAIDYNRSGTRKEELLSSTEELQRMWILRKIIHPMNEIDAMEFLINKLSMTKTNYDFFNMMKRS